One genomic region from Pontibaca methylaminivorans encodes:
- a CDS encoding HesA/MoeB/ThiF family protein, translating to MAAGGGGVNRYARQMILPEIGSEGQARIRGAHLLVVGAGGLGVPVVQYLAGAGIGRITLIDPDIVEESNLHRQPIYGPHVGRAKVRAAADVLRALNPQTRLVPLFEWLTPDNAPMLVAGADLVLDCADSFAVSYLLSDCCMAAGKPLISASVLGLAGYVGGFCGGAPSLRAVFPDLPENLATCATSGVLGPVVAMFGLLQAQMALALLIGLEPSPLGQLIRHEMPGFRSTAFRFDAAPEPEGPCHRFIAKSDLRTGDFVVDLRDEAEAPCPAAPGSRRMRVEDFGPSGPFPAPGQRAVLACRSGLRSWRAADRLRPHWDGEIVLLADPPPVSTGEDP from the coding sequence ATGGCTGCGGGTGGTGGTGGCGTGAACCGCTATGCCCGTCAGATGATCCTGCCCGAGATCGGCAGCGAGGGTCAGGCCCGCATCCGGGGCGCGCATCTTCTGGTGGTGGGCGCGGGCGGGCTGGGCGTGCCGGTCGTGCAATACCTGGCCGGGGCGGGCATCGGGCGGATCACCCTGATCGACCCCGATATCGTCGAGGAATCGAACCTGCACCGCCAGCCGATCTATGGCCCCCATGTCGGGCGGGCCAAGGTGCGGGCGGCGGCGGATGTCCTCCGCGCGCTGAACCCGCAGACCCGCCTTGTGCCGCTGTTCGAGTGGCTGACGCCGGACAATGCCCCGATGCTGGTCGCGGGGGCCGATCTGGTCCTTGACTGCGCCGACAGTTTCGCGGTGAGCTATCTGCTTTCGGATTGCTGCATGGCGGCGGGAAAGCCGCTGATCTCGGCCTCCGTCCTGGGGCTTGCGGGCTATGTCGGCGGGTTTTGCGGCGGCGCGCCGAGCTTGCGCGCGGTGTTCCCCGACCTGCCCGAGAACCTGGCCACCTGCGCCACTTCGGGCGTGCTGGGACCGGTGGTCGCGATGTTCGGGCTTCTCCAGGCGCAGATGGCGCTGGCCCTGCTGATCGGGCTCGAACCCTCGCCGCTCGGCCAACTGATCCGGCACGAGATGCCGGGCTTCCGCAGCACCGCTTTCCGCTTTGACGCGGCGCCCGAACCCGAGGGCCCCTGCCACCGCTTCATCGCGAAATCCGACCTGCGCACGGGCGATTTCGTGGTCGACCTGCGCGACGAGGCCGAGGCCCCCTGCCCGGCCGCGCCCGGTTCCCGCCGCATGAGGGTCGAGGATTTCGGCCCCTCCGGCCCCTTTCCCGCTCCCGGCCAGCGCGCGGTTCTTGCCTGCCGCTCGGGCCTGCGTTCATGGCGCGCCGCCGACCGGCTGCGCCCCCATTGGGATGGCGAGATCGTCCTGCTGGCCGACCCGCCGCCCGTTTCCACAGGAGAAGACCCGTGA
- the tenA gene encoding thiaminase II, whose product MTNTAPDYGQSFARWRAHCPDLWHDYTHHPFVEGLKDGTLPRAAFLTYLRQDYLFLIHFSRAWSLAVVKAGNLAEMQAASATVHALLHFEMALHVEICEGEGISRAELEAAEEAPANMAYTRYVLEAGYSGDFLDLLAALAPCVMGYGEIGERLLREAGETPYRDWIETYGGEEFQTLCRDTGALIDRAMADRLGTDPQSLPRWPVLCRHFANATRLEIGFWGLGRA is encoded by the coding sequence ATCACGAACACCGCCCCCGATTACGGTCAGAGCTTTGCCCGATGGCGGGCCCATTGCCCCGATCTCTGGCACGACTACACCCATCACCCCTTTGTCGAGGGGCTGAAGGACGGCACCCTGCCCCGCGCCGCGTTCCTGACCTATCTGCGCCAGGATTACCTGTTTCTGATCCATTTCTCGCGCGCCTGGTCGCTCGCCGTGGTCAAGGCCGGCAACCTGGCCGAGATGCAGGCGGCCAGCGCCACGGTGCATGCGCTTCTGCATTTCGAAATGGCGCTGCATGTCGAGATCTGCGAGGGCGAGGGCATCAGCCGCGCCGAACTCGAGGCGGCGGAGGAAGCGCCCGCCAACATGGCCTATACCCGCTATGTGCTCGAGGCCGGCTATTCGGGCGATTTCCTTGACCTGCTGGCGGCGCTCGCGCCCTGCGTCATGGGGTATGGCGAAATCGGCGAACGGCTGCTGCGCGAGGCCGGCGAGACCCCCTATCGCGACTGGATCGAGACCTATGGCGGTGAGGAATTCCAGACGCTGTGCCGCGACACCGGGGCGCTGATCGACCGCGCGATGGCCGACCGGCTGGGGACCGATCCGCAATCGCTCCCGCGCTGGCCGGTGCTCTGCCGGCATTTTGCCAATGCCACTCGGCTCGAGATCGGCTTCTGGGGTCTCGGGCGGGCGTGA
- a CDS encoding antibiotic biosynthesis monooxygenase family protein: protein MYIAMNRFKVRPGSEEEFENIWKNRETRLPQMKGFKSFHLLRGPQEEGRDHTLFASHTVWESKEDFIAWTKSQNFRDNHRSSGSGKVLTDGHPQFEGFSVVEGA, encoded by the coding sequence ATGTATATTGCCATGAACCGTTTCAAGGTCCGCCCCGGATCCGAGGAGGAGTTCGAGAATATCTGGAAGAACCGCGAGACCCGCCTGCCCCAGATGAAGGGATTCAAGAGCTTTCATTTGCTGCGCGGCCCGCAGGAAGAGGGGCGCGACCATACGCTGTTTGCCTCGCACACGGTCTGGGAAAGCAAGGAGGATTTCATCGCCTGGACGAAATCGCAGAATTTCCGCGACAATCACCGCAGTTCGGGCTCGGGCAAGGTGCTGACCGACGGCCACCCGCAGTTCGAGGGTTTCTCCGTCGTCGAAGGCGCCTGA
- a CDS encoding TonB-dependent receptor domain-containing protein produces MGPKRLILTVLLGGTMLAAAGMPDSARAQDVAAASEERDEAGERENTETRLGQIVVSGEAPQRGIAVTVPAGESVIGQDTIRTFGNDKLDSVLRSTPGTFTRENAQQPGVAVNIRGFEGSGRVTSTVDGVRQNFRFTGHEASGFTYVDPAFLRSVDVRRGAVTTAGGGGLAGSVGYRTIGVDDVLSEGQDRGMIARMQWGSNGAGPSEMIAGAFRSGGAGFVIGLSGRSSDDYKNGNGQRETSTGQELRSGLFKSEFEFGNGHRLSFGGLVYRNEFGANSYNQRIDNRTFTAGYRYDPAGNAAVDLSANLYYNDLSMEYLSPIDPDSPFASAVGRRIRDRGIGFDVSNVSTGMIGAVDVRSENGIEYFRDKVTAENSGVNPAAGRAATRAIFTENTFTYGRFDVIAALRYDHYSLDGAADAGGVFGAYRVDQSKGRLNPRLTVAWQATDWLQPYITWSQSMRAPTIQETMTGGDHPGGTSAAFLPNPDLRPERQRGWELGANIQRDNLFMAGDSLSAKIGFFSMDITDYVAARVNPDFGRMQYVNLPGTSRQRGVEIGAGYDTGSFYMDLAYTHTDSKLPPQQPGLGALNNLPDDIATLTAGTRLLDRRLHLGGRIHYVSNDVAASGDMPPVLERTSGYTLVDAFASFEFRENAEIGLRITNLFDRAYTPALSTFGSGQGRTAYLTANFRF; encoded by the coding sequence ATGGGGCCGAAAAGGTTGATTTTGACAGTGCTGCTTGGCGGCACGATGCTGGCTGCCGCGGGCATGCCGGACAGCGCGCGGGCGCAGGACGTGGCCGCCGCGAGCGAGGAACGCGACGAGGCGGGAGAACGGGAGAACACCGAGACCCGCCTCGGCCAGATCGTGGTGAGCGGCGAAGCCCCGCAGCGCGGTATCGCGGTGACTGTGCCGGCGGGCGAAAGCGTGATCGGCCAGGACACCATCCGCACCTTCGGCAATGACAAGCTTGACAGCGTGCTGCGCTCGACCCCCGGCACCTTCACCCGCGAAAATGCCCAGCAGCCGGGCGTCGCGGTCAATATCCGCGGTTTCGAGGGATCGGGGCGCGTTACCTCCACGGTGGACGGGGTGCGGCAGAACTTCCGCTTCACCGGGCACGAGGCCAGCGGGTTCACCTATGTCGATCCGGCCTTCCTGCGCTCGGTCGATGTGCGGCGCGGCGCGGTCACCACCGCCGGGGGCGGCGGTCTGGCCGGATCGGTCGGATACCGCACCATCGGCGTCGATGACGTGCTGTCCGAGGGGCAGGATCGGGGCATGATCGCGCGCATGCAGTGGGGCAGCAACGGGGCCGGCCCGTCCGAGATGATCGCCGGGGCGTTCCGCAGCGGCGGGGCGGGTTTCGTGATCGGCCTCAGCGGGCGGTCCTCGGACGATTACAAGAACGGCAACGGCCAGCGCGAGACCAGCACCGGGCAGGAGTTGCGATCGGGCCTGTTCAAGAGCGAATTCGAATTCGGCAATGGCCACCGGCTGAGCTTTGGCGGCCTTGTCTACCGCAACGAATTCGGGGCCAACTCCTACAACCAGCGGATCGACAACCGCACCTTCACCGCCGGTTACCGTTACGACCCCGCCGGTAACGCCGCCGTCGATCTGTCGGCCAATCTCTATTACAACGACCTTTCGATGGAATACCTGTCGCCGATCGACCCGGATTCGCCCTTTGCCTCGGCGGTCGGGCGCAGGATCAGGGACCGGGGCATCGGGTTCGATGTCTCGAACGTATCAACGGGGATGATCGGCGCTGTCGATGTCCGCTCGGAAAACGGCATCGAATATTTCCGCGACAAGGTGACGGCAGAGAACAGCGGCGTGAACCCGGCTGCCGGCCGGGCCGCGACCCGCGCGATCTTTACCGAGAACACCTTTACCTACGGGCGGTTCGATGTGATCGCGGCGCTGCGTTACGATCATTACAGCCTCGACGGGGCGGCGGATGCCGGGGGTGTCTTCGGGGCCTACCGGGTTGACCAGTCAAAGGGGCGGCTGAACCCGCGGCTGACGGTTGCCTGGCAGGCGACCGACTGGCTGCAGCCCTATATCACCTGGTCGCAGTCGATGCGCGCCCCGACCATTCAGGAAACCATGACCGGCGGCGACCATCCGGGCGGCACCTCGGCCGCGTTCCTGCCCAACCCGGACCTGCGCCCCGAGCGCCAGAGGGGATGGGAGCTCGGCGCCAATATCCAGCGCGACAACCTGTTCATGGCCGGTGACAGCCTCAGCGCCAAGATCGGCTTTTTCAGCATGGACATCACGGATTACGTCGCCGCGCGCGTAAATCCCGATTTCGGGCGCATGCAATATGTCAACCTGCCCGGCACGTCGCGGCAGCGGGGTGTCGAGATCGGCGCGGGCTATGATACGGGCAGCTTCTACATGGACCTGGCCTATACCCACACCGACAGCAAACTGCCGCCGCAGCAGCCGGGTCTGGGCGCGCTCAACAATCTGCCCGACGACATCGCCACCCTGACCGCCGGCACAAGGCTCCTGGACAGGCGGTTGCACCTTGGCGGACGGATCCATTACGTTTCCAACGACGTGGCGGCCTCGGGCGACATGCCTCCGGTGCTGGAGCGGACCTCGGGCTATACGCTGGTCGATGCCTTCGCGAGCTTCGAGTTCCGCGAGAATGCCGAGATCGGGCTCAGGATCACCAACCTGTTCGACCGCGCCTATACGCCGGCGCTCAGCACCTTCGGATCGGGGCAGGGGCGGACCGCCTATCTGACCGCGAACTTCCGCTTCTGA